The following DNA comes from Astatotilapia calliptera chromosome 6, fAstCal1.2, whole genome shotgun sequence.
TCAGGGGGCGTCTTCTGACTACATCACTGCCCACTGTGTGAGGATGACATTAGCTCGTGTTTCCATCCAGCTAAAACTGCTCTCCATAATTTACGCCCGAAGCGGCGCTGGTTTGCTGACTCTGGTTATTTGGTTGCGTTGTAAACAGACCCTGGTGGTGAGGATTCACCTTCAGTACATTAGAAAAAAGTGGAGTTTTTATAGTAAGCTTTACGACATTTAGGTAGCTAGTACACACCAGCAgatggtgtttttattttttattttgtcgcAGTAGTGTACCGTTAGCTAGCAAACACTCACATGAAACCAATCCCGAAGACGACAGTGGCTACATAGATTAGATTATAGTTAGGCCTCGTTTAGTTCTTTCAACTCGGAGAACcgtttattattagtattagtattaggACACAGCCGATAAGCTGGAAGTAGAAAAATCTTTGCTACCTTCAAGGCAGAGGGCACCTGACAGATTATTGTCACGGGATGTTAGCTAGCTGTCGTTACCGGTTTTCTCCGGCCATCATTAATGACTTGGGGGTGCAAGAACTTCTAACCATCGTAAATACGATAACGGGCTTGGGTTTACAGTTCGTCTTTTTCTGACCTCCAAAAGAGCAATGTGACAGAgctataatattaatattagtgACACAGTTGAAGAGCTATCTCCGGTTTTCACTACTATCATTAAGTAAAAGCCTCGTAAAATTATACAGTCGTCTACTAAAACATATACCAAACTCATCTCTTTAAATAATATATGTATAGAAGGATTTACCTAAGCTGATACACTCCGGTCAATCGTCACGTACAGTCAAGTGAAACACAACGGAAATCATCTTCAATGTAGCCCCTCCTCGTCTAAGTCCGCTAGACCTCCGTCCAATCAACATTGACGATGTTGTCAAGTCGGCCCAATTAAAATACAAGACTGGGCGCTGGCCCAGATCTCCCGCCCacatttatgtaaataaaaaaatctgtgtcCAATGAGAATTTAGAATAACTAACCAGACGACCCGTGATTGGATAATATTTGGAATGATTGACAATAAGACAACCATCACTCGCCTTTGCCGCGGGATACTGCTACACCTTTAAGAATGATAAAAGTGTTAATAAAACAATCAAACCTCAATTAGTTCCTCACATGTCCGTCACTTCCGTTACGTTTAAATCTGTCATTAGCTATATGTTATTTTCGGGAAATCGCTCTGTCTTGACATTAAAATATAGTACCTTGTCGAAACAAGACGGCCGTTATTTTCACCCAATACCTTTTactgcaaataaaactgaaccaaCGTTGCCCTCTCGTGGGAAGTGTAACAAAGTGCTACTTTAAGAGAGACAACTAAAATAGAcatctttttttccacacactaaTAAAACAATGAAGACAACAAAGGTTCGCCCTTAGAATACATAATCTTTATTGTGAGGTCAGTGTCAAGTAATGAAGTTACAGCTCTGCAATGGGCTTATGGGGCCAGTATGGGTGTTTGACTTTGTCCAACTTTGTCTCGGGGAAGACGCTGTTGAGGTCCTCGATGGTCATCTGATCGAAGGGGATCATGTTCTTAAATTTAGccagctgaaaacacacaaagcagaaAAGAAGTTTTTAAACACCATAACACACTCATGGTGCATTTGAGCAAATAAGCCAACTACTGTCTCACCTCTTCTTCATACTGAGCAATGCGGGCCTTGGATCCTTCAATGTAGGCTTGTGCACTTTTGTTCTGTTGGAGAAGAGTGAATTATGAATTTGAAagagcaaaaagaagaagagatttGGGATGCAGCTCCCTCTGTTTTAAATGTCAATTTGTGTTTAAACAATTTTGTGACCTTTGGAAAATTCTTTGCACATTTACAAttcttattattaaaatatgtacacatgGTATGGCTGCCAATTCTTCTTTCATCATTACAGTTTCCAGATAAAAATGTTCTTACTTTTAAGCTAAACATGCAAATACATTAATTTGTTTGATCTCGCCACTTACAGCCTCAGCCTCCTGCGCATTGATGGTGCTTGTCTGTGTGTCAGTGGGCTCAGGAATCTGCAGTGCTTTAAACTGTGTGAAGGaagaataaaaaagtaaaag
Coding sequences within:
- the LOC113023899 gene encoding ATP synthase subunit d, mitochondrial-like, coding for MAGRRVALKAIDWVAFAERVPPNQRGMFNALKTRSDGISAKLASLPEKPVAIDWSFYRSAVAKAGMVDEFEKKFKALQIPEPTDTQTSTINAQEAEANKSAQAYIEGSKARIAQYEEELAKFKNMIPFDQMTIEDLNSVFPETKLDKVKHPYWPHKPIAEL